One Candidatus Hydrogenedentota bacterium genomic window carries:
- a CDS encoding putative addiction module antidote protein, which yields MPKTKTTQYDVAEHLRTPEEMAAYLEACFEEADGDAAFIAKALSDIARAKGMTQVAHDAGLSRESLYRALSGDHSPSFDTILKVVEALGLKLHAEAPED from the coding sequence ATGCCAAAAACAAAAACAACCCAATACGATGTCGCGGAACACCTCCGCACCCCCGAGGAAATGGCCGCCTATCTCGAGGCTTGCTTCGAAGAGGCCGATGGAGATGCCGCGTTCATCGCCAAGGCCCTGAGCGATATAGCCCGCGCCAAAGGTATGACCCAGGTCGCACACGACGCTGGACTGTCCCGCGAGAGCCTCTACCGGGCGCTGTCCGGGGACCATAGCCCCAGCTTCGACACGATTCTGAAGGTTGTCGAGGCACTGGGACTGAAGCTCCACGCAGAAGCACCAGAAGACTGA
- a CDS encoding DUF4838 domain-containing protein: MFRMGRYGVVCFLACVGGLQAASAPLVLVDGGKSGYAIYSSPAASAPEQYAATVLRDYVERMSGARLPLVREADDAGKVIYVGFDGAPASLIGDLDPASFGKEEYIIQQVGDALLIAGGAPRGTLYGVIGLLRDHFGCRWYTRDVTKVPEMMTLRVDGLPDRQKPAFVNREPWYREVHDVDFAVFNRINPSMVPIPEEKGGRYVIYPFVHTFNQLVPPEEYFDAHPEYFSLVDGERQREGNRVQLCLTNPDVLRIATERVLQWIAEHPEADLFSVDQNDGYGYCECDNCAAIDEAEGSHAGTLLHFVNQIADVVAEKHPGVELQTLAYVYSEIPPKHVRPRDNVTIRMCHYEYCQAHPIGQCDDHEVFVERLEGWSRITDSITIWDYFTNFRHYLMPYPNLESVIAHPRFYAERNCIGLFAQGNNVRPHGGGEFSALRAWIFAQLMWDPYEDGRALIDEFVTNVYGPAAPHIAAYIREAHEAVKPADMRFSIFASLDQMAYLTPAFLDSADAHFAKALDAAQGDPALLKRVELAHLPIHYARLQFYAVGGADYLSRDAMPGTLATFKRVMAEHEIGQFGEQFGAETIAAFIAEVEKAPEYITDWRVIGPFDNQDRAGFDTAYPPEMEIALEKTYTGVGGQTVRWQPLKPGRTGYVDLARIMQPSEDGVAYAYREFIVEEDTALKVALGSNDGIKLWLNGALLLENKASRTARPGDEHVTLPLKKGKNTVLLKIDQIGGGWGFYFAVKE; the protein is encoded by the coding sequence ATGTTTCGCATGGGACGGTACGGGGTGGTGTGTTTTCTGGCGTGTGTGGGCGGGCTTCAGGCTGCCTCGGCGCCGCTGGTGCTGGTGGACGGCGGCAAGAGCGGCTACGCGATCTACTCGTCGCCCGCCGCGAGCGCGCCGGAACAGTACGCGGCCACCGTGCTCCGGGACTACGTGGAGCGCATGAGCGGCGCGCGCCTGCCTCTCGTACGCGAGGCGGATGACGCGGGCAAGGTCATCTACGTGGGTTTTGACGGCGCGCCCGCATCGCTTATCGGCGATCTGGACCCCGCCAGCTTCGGCAAGGAGGAGTACATCATCCAACAGGTGGGTGATGCCCTGCTCATCGCCGGGGGCGCACCGCGCGGCACGCTCTACGGCGTGATCGGGTTGCTGCGGGACCATTTTGGATGCCGGTGGTACACGCGCGACGTGACGAAGGTTCCCGAGATGATGACCTTGCGGGTGGACGGGCTTCCCGACCGCCAGAAACCGGCTTTCGTCAACCGCGAGCCATGGTACCGCGAAGTTCACGACGTGGATTTTGCGGTGTTCAACCGGATCAACCCCTCGATGGTTCCCATTCCTGAGGAAAAAGGCGGTCGCTACGTCATCTATCCCTTCGTGCACACCTTTAATCAGCTCGTTCCGCCGGAGGAGTACTTCGACGCGCACCCCGAGTACTTCTCGCTCGTGGACGGCGAGCGGCAGCGCGAGGGCAACCGGGTGCAGCTGTGTCTGACGAATCCCGATGTGCTGCGCATCGCGACGGAGCGGGTGCTTCAGTGGATTGCGGAACATCCCGAGGCCGATTTGTTTTCCGTCGACCAGAACGACGGTTACGGCTACTGCGAGTGCGACAACTGCGCGGCGATCGACGAGGCGGAGGGCAGCCACGCCGGCACGCTGTTGCATTTCGTGAACCAGATCGCGGACGTGGTGGCGGAGAAGCATCCGGGGGTGGAGCTCCAGACCCTGGCCTATGTCTACTCCGAGATTCCGCCGAAGCACGTGCGGCCACGGGACAATGTCACGATCCGCATGTGCCACTACGAGTATTGCCAGGCGCATCCGATCGGGCAGTGCGACGACCACGAGGTGTTCGTGGAGCGGCTCGAAGGCTGGAGCAGAATCACGGACTCCATCACCATCTGGGATTACTTCACCAACTTCCGCCACTACCTGATGCCCTATCCGAATCTGGAATCGGTCATTGCGCACCCGCGTTTCTACGCCGAGCGCAACTGCATCGGGCTCTTTGCGCAGGGCAACAACGTGCGCCCGCACGGCGGCGGGGAGTTCTCCGCGCTGCGCGCGTGGATCTTTGCGCAGCTCATGTGGGACCCGTACGAGGATGGCCGCGCGCTGATCGACGAATTTGTCACCAACGTCTACGGCCCGGCGGCGCCGCACATTGCGGCTTACATCCGCGAGGCGCACGAAGCCGTGAAGCCTGCGGACATGCGCTTCAGCATCTTCGCGAGCCTCGATCAGATGGCCTACCTCACGCCCGCCTTCCTGGATAGCGCCGACGCGCACTTTGCGAAGGCGCTGGATGCGGCCCAGGGCGATCCCGCGCTGCTCAAGCGCGTGGAGCTGGCCCACCTGCCGATCCACTACGCGCGACTCCAGTTTTACGCGGTCGGCGGTGCGGACTACCTGAGCCGCGACGCCATGCCCGGGACCCTGGCGACCTTCAAGCGCGTTATGGCGGAGCACGAGATCGGGCAGTTCGGCGAACAATTCGGCGCCGAGACGATTGCCGCGTTCATCGCCGAGGTGGAAAAAGCGCCGGAATACATCACGGACTGGCGGGTGATCGGCCCCTTCGACAACCAGGACCGCGCGGGCTTCGACACCGCCTATCCGCCGGAGATGGAAATCGCCCTGGAAAAGACGTACACCGGTGTGGGCGGCCAGACCGTCCGCTGGCAACCGCTAAAGCCCGGCCGCACGGGATACGTCGATCTGGCGCGCATCATGCAGCCCAGCGAGGATGGCGTCGCCTACGCCTACCGCGAATTCATCGTCGAGGAGGATACCGCGCTGAAAGTGGCGCTCGGCAGCAACGACGGCATCAAGCTCTGGCTGAACGGCGCGTTGCTCCTCGAGAACAAAGCCAGCCGCACCGCGCGGCCCGGCGATGAGCACGTGACGCTGCCGCTGAAGAAGGGGAAGAACACGGTGTTGCTCAAGATAGACCAGATCGGCGGCGGCTGGGGATTCTACTTCGCCGTGAAGGAGTAG
- a CDS encoding methyltransferase domain-containing protein, whose translation MDHIELLASPSVASAVRLGDPWETWNLVVESVSGPPDPHVVFQRADSARPGNLVQRCATPRLDPYDRFVVAVELRASGGGAAGLNVYLHPDAAEEAPHQVFQLAHPGDGDWHVLTREIPIPEPRPDHVRLMIVLRAGEAPIAVRTLSLRRERAATAPAPDLDALHITPAYHAAVRDLVDRHPASGDPVFRDHLFRSLIGGNRKGIRTVQAIADRLRGAGKNIAGGRFLDLGCGTGGALVGARRLGAAWCEGWEINAEKRALARLNLSSLFGEDAVTAVRDMNMEDTDATAPPFEPYGLVFCEEVLEHVKDLDAALATLARCIDPDCGAAHVTIPAGYALAHVLRDPHLQLFGITLLDRFEAQPIATALKNHTHYAAMMGAYHPWSVYLAIFARHGLACIPVEPPDVSNRAIRAAANQLAEIRKQREALVDAWSARVDSATIALVAERVDGYVAGAETALEQARAAASDAPERRQFVEDYATSHIDLIVAPAGSPVLAR comes from the coding sequence ATGGATCACATCGAACTGCTTGCCAGCCCGTCCGTTGCATCCGCCGTGCGGCTGGGCGATCCCTGGGAGACGTGGAACCTGGTGGTGGAGTCTGTCTCGGGCCCGCCGGATCCCCACGTGGTGTTTCAGCGCGCCGATAGCGCGCGGCCGGGCAACCTCGTCCAGCGCTGCGCCACGCCCCGCCTCGATCCGTACGACCGCTTCGTTGTGGCGGTGGAGTTGCGCGCATCGGGCGGGGGCGCGGCGGGCCTCAATGTCTACCTCCACCCCGACGCGGCGGAGGAGGCCCCGCACCAGGTGTTTCAGTTGGCCCACCCGGGCGACGGTGACTGGCATGTGCTCACCCGGGAGATTCCCATCCCCGAGCCCCGGCCCGATCACGTGCGGCTGATGATTGTGCTGCGCGCCGGCGAGGCGCCGATCGCCGTCCGAACGCTTTCACTGCGGCGCGAGCGCGCGGCCACCGCACCCGCTCCCGATCTCGACGCGCTGCACATTACGCCCGCGTACCATGCGGCGGTGCGCGATTTGGTTGACCGGCACCCCGCCTCGGGCGACCCGGTCTTCCGCGATCATTTGTTCCGATCATTGATCGGCGGCAACCGCAAGGGCATCCGCACGGTTCAGGCGATCGCCGACCGCCTGCGCGGCGCGGGCAAGAACATCGCGGGCGGGCGATTTCTGGATCTCGGGTGCGGCACGGGCGGCGCGCTGGTTGGCGCGCGCAGGCTCGGGGCGGCGTGGTGCGAGGGCTGGGAGATCAACGCGGAAAAAAGGGCGCTGGCGCGGCTCAACCTCTCCAGCCTCTTCGGCGAGGATGCGGTGACCGCGGTCCGCGACATGAATATGGAAGATACCGACGCTACCGCGCCGCCGTTCGAGCCGTATGGTCTGGTGTTCTGCGAAGAGGTACTGGAGCATGTAAAGGACCTTGATGCGGCCCTGGCCACGCTGGCGCGGTGTATCGATCCCGATTGTGGCGCCGCCCACGTCACCATTCCCGCCGGGTACGCCCTGGCGCACGTGCTGCGGGATCCGCACTTGCAGCTGTTCGGCATCACGCTGTTGGATCGTTTCGAGGCGCAGCCCATCGCAACCGCGCTGAAGAACCACACGCACTACGCCGCGATGATGGGCGCGTACCACCCCTGGAGCGTCTATCTCGCGATCTTCGCGCGCCACGGGCTCGCCTGCATACCGGTCGAGCCGCCGGACGTGTCCAACCGCGCGATCCGGGCCGCCGCGAACCAACTCGCGGAGATCCGGAAGCAACGGGAGGCGCTTGTGGACGCGTGGAGCGCCAGGGTGGACAGCGCAACCATCGCGCTCGTTGCGGAACGGGTGGACGGCTACGTGGCGGGCGCGGAAACCGCCCTCGAACAGGCCCGCGCCGCCGCGAGCGACGCCCCGGAGCGCCGGCAGTTCGTCGAGGACTACGCGACCTCCCACATCGATCTAATCGTCGCTCCGGCGGGAAGCCCCGTGCTGGCGCGATGA
- a CDS encoding arylsulfatase produces the protein MRSCLMLPVVLAAILPAALAEAASFPGPGARPNIILIMADDLGYGDLGSYGQKVIQTPHLDRLAAEGTRFTQCYAGASVCAPSRSSIMTGMHNGNNRVRDNIPHYVFLRPDDVTVAEVLKQAGYATAAIGKWSLGNPGSWGMAHLQGFDYFYGHLDQDQAHFYYPDHLMENDRVVLLFGNRAEKRGQYTQDLFTEKALEFIETNRDNPFFLYLPYTLPHWSDFPKDTPESQIVPSDAPYSDRDWPQTEKNFAAMVTMLDRDVGRIAAHVKELGLESNTLILFTSDNGPDPTDSHDEEFFDSNGVFRGHKRQNYEGGIRVPMIAHWPGQVPAGRVSDQIWAHYDILPTLAELAGLEPTADVDGLSMLPALRGEEQVAQHTYLYWDYGHCREVFMQAVRAGDWKGVRNGVDNALELYDLAKDPGETNDLAAKHPEVVRQLLSYMDEALTPSPDYPIGEIYVRKD, from the coding sequence ATGCGTTCCTGTTTGATGTTGCCCGTTGTCCTGGCGGCGATCTTGCCCGCGGCCCTGGCCGAAGCGGCGTCCTTCCCGGGGCCCGGCGCCCGGCCCAATATCATCCTGATTATGGCGGACGACCTGGGCTACGGCGATCTGGGGAGCTACGGCCAGAAAGTGATCCAGACGCCGCACCTCGACCGGCTCGCGGCGGAGGGCACGCGCTTCACCCAGTGCTACGCCGGCGCATCGGTATGCGCGCCGAGCCGTTCGTCGATCATGACCGGGATGCACAACGGGAACAATCGGGTCCGCGACAACATCCCGCACTATGTTTTTCTGCGGCCGGACGACGTGACGGTGGCGGAGGTGCTGAAACAGGCGGGGTACGCCACGGCCGCGATCGGCAAGTGGAGCCTGGGCAACCCGGGTTCGTGGGGCATGGCCCACCTGCAGGGTTTCGACTACTTCTACGGCCACCTGGACCAGGACCAGGCGCATTTTTACTATCCGGATCACCTGATGGAGAACGACCGGGTGGTGTTGCTCTTCGGAAACCGCGCCGAGAAGCGCGGGCAGTACACGCAGGATCTATTTACGGAAAAGGCGCTCGAGTTTATCGAGACCAACCGCGACAATCCCTTCTTCCTGTATCTTCCCTACACCCTGCCGCACTGGTCCGACTTCCCGAAGGACACGCCGGAATCGCAGATCGTGCCGTCCGACGCGCCCTACAGCGACCGGGACTGGCCGCAGACGGAAAAGAACTTCGCGGCGATGGTCACCATGCTCGATCGCGATGTCGGCCGTATCGCCGCGCATGTGAAGGAACTGGGCCTGGAGAGTAACACCCTGATCCTGTTTACGAGCGACAACGGCCCGGATCCCACGGATAGCCACGACGAGGAGTTCTTCGACAGCAATGGCGTCTTTCGCGGGCACAAGCGCCAGAACTATGAAGGCGGGATCCGCGTGCCCATGATTGCGCACTGGCCGGGCCAGGTGCCCGCGGGCCGGGTGAGCGATCAGATCTGGGCGCACTACGACATCCTGCCGACCCTGGCCGAACTGGCCGGCCTGGAGCCAACCGCGGACGTGGATGGCCTGTCGATGCTGCCCGCCCTGCGCGGCGAGGAGCAGGTTGCGCAACATACCTACCTGTACTGGGATTACGGCCATTGCCGCGAGGTCTTCATGCAGGCCGTGCGCGCGGGGGATTGGAAGGGCGTCCGCAACGGCGTGGACAATGCCCTGGAACTGTACGACCTGGCGAAGGACCCCGGCGAGACCAACGATCTCGCGGCGAAGCACCCGGAAGTGGTCCGGCAGCTGCTTTCCTACATGGACGAGGCCCTGACGCCCTCGCCGGACTATCCGATCGGAGAGATCTACGTCCGGAAGGACTGA